CCATGATCCGCTGGCGGATGGGATTCGGTGCCTGCGGTCCGCGCGAGATGCCCTGGGGGATGCTGGCAGGTCGCATGATCCGCCAGGCGCTGATCGTCGTCATCGGCGTGGCTCCCCTGCTCGTGGTGGCGAAGCTGTTGCCGGCGATCGGGGACTACATCTCCGCTGCCGTTCTGGCGATCTGGAGCTTGCACTGGGTGGTCGCCGACGCGTTCGACGACGCGCAGGTCTGCCTTCCCGGCGAGTCGGTGAAGCAGTCGCTCCAGCGCGACCGCGAAGCCCAGGAGCCGTGGTTCGTCCGCCTCCTGAAGCGCGCCGCGGCGCACCTGCCGGGGATCCTCGGCGGGCCGATCCGCCTCTTCGCGCGGCTCTGCGACAAGCTGGCGCTGGACTCGCGCGGCGAGATCGCGCTGATGGAATCGAACCGGGCCGTATCGGTCGGATTCGGGCTCTCGACCGCGGTGGTCCTCGCGACCCCCGTGCTGAACCTGCTCTTCCGGCCGATCATCATCGCCGGGTCATCGCATCTGCTAGGCCAGATCGAGAAGGACGAGGTCCAGCTCCAGCTGCCCCAGCCGCGTCCGGCGATAGCGCCTAATGGAGCTGGAACTCGGATTTCAGCTCACGCGCGGTAAGCAGCTGCAAAGCGGTCTTCGCCGGCAGGTCCTCGTACAGGATGCGATAGACGGCATCGTGCAGCGGCATGTCGACGCCGAGCTTGCGGGACAGATCGTGGACGCTCTTCGCCGTCCGGACGCCTTCCGCGACCTGCGTCATCCCGGCGAGCACGTCCGTCAGCTTCTGCCCGCGACCCAGCGCGAGCCCGACGGTGCGGTTGCGCGACAGCTCGCCGGTGCAGGTCAGAACCAGATCGCCCATCCCGGCGAGGCCGCTCAGCGTGATGGGATTGGCGCCCTTCCTCACCGCCAGCCGTACGAGCTCCGCCAGCCCGCGGGTCATGATCGCCGCGCGCGTGTTGTTGCCGAACCCCATCCCGTCGGAGATTCCCGCAGCGATGGCGCAGACGTTCTTCAGCGAGCCCCCCAGCTCCACTCCGACCACGTCGTTCGAGGTGTAGACGCGGAAGTAGTCGTTCGAGAACCAGCGCTGCACCTTCTGGGCGATCTTCTCCCAAGGCGAGGCGACGACCACTGCCGTCGGCATCTTCAGCATGGTCTCCTTGGCGAACGACGGCCCGGAGAGGCAGACGAGGTATGGATGCATCTCCGGGGGGAGGACGTCCTCGAGGACCTCGTGCATCGTCAGCAGAGTGTCGTTTTCGATCCCCTTGGTGGCCGTGACGATCGGAGTCGCCTTCGGCAAGGACGGCAATGCCTGCCGCATCACGGGGCGGGTGACGTGTGACGGGTTGACGGCGAGCACCAGCTCGGCGCCTGCCAGCGACCGGGGAAGATCGTGCATCGCCGTGACCGACTGCGGGAGCTGGACGCCAGGCATGTACTTGGGATTTTCGCGACGGGCGGCGATCGCTTCCGCGACGTCCTGTTCGAACGACCAGATGACGACCTCGTGGCCGTTGTTGCCGAGGACGGAGGCGAGCGCCGTTCCCCAGCTTCCCCCGCCGATGACCGTTGCGCGCATCAGGTCCGCAGCCTAGCGCAGACGATGGCCGCGAGGGAGAGCCCCGCCGCCACGATGTAGGGCGCGCCGGGCGCGACCTGCTGGAAGAGAGCGCCACCCATCGCTGGCCCAAGCACGCGCGCGAGGCTGGCCGCGGATTGCGACACGCCGAGCGCGCCGCCCTGCGTGTCTGGGGGGGCGTTTCGCGAGATGAGGCTCGCCACCGAAGGCTGCGAGAGTCCGTGTCCGCACGCCAGTCCGAACGCGCAGGCGTAGATGCCCGACCACGACGCCGCGAGCGGCAGCATCGCCAACGCCAGCGCCGTGAGCGCGATTCCCGCGATGAGCAGGCGGCGTTCGCCGAAAGCGGTGGCCAGCCGGCCGACCAGTCCTCCCTGGAGCGCCACCTGGATGACCCCGATGAAGCCGAAGAGGTACCCGACGCGGCGGACGAGCTGCGCGTGGTCGCGCGCGCCGATGCGGCGCTCGATGAACAGCGTCAGCGTCGCTTCCATCATCGTGAAGCCGAGCATGAAGAGGAAGTACACGAGCACCAGCAGGCGCAGCCGCCGATCACCAAGGCCGCGGGAGAGCAGCGCGATGCGGGAGAGCCTCGCACCCGTGTTCGTTCCCCGGCGCTCGCGCGAAAGCGACTCCGGGAGGAAGAACGCCGCCGCGGCCAGGTTCAGGGCCGCGAGCGCCGCGGAAGCGAGGCAGGGGAGCGCGTAGGGATTCTTCTCGAAAAGCGGCAGACGGATCACGGTGGAGAGATTCGAGAGCACCCCGCCGAGCGCTGGTCCGAGGATGAACCCGAGCCCGATGGCGGCGCCGAGAAGCCCCATTCCGCGCGCGCGATCCTGCGGCGCGGTGACGTCGGCGACCGCCGCCTGCGCGGTGGGGATGGTGGCGCCGAAAATGCCCATCAGCACGCGTCCGACGAAGAGGAGCCCAAGCGTTCCGGCGAGCCCGAACAGCGTGTATCCCGCCACCGATCCGAGAAGGCCGAGGAGCAGAATGGGACGCCGGCCGACCCGATCCGAGACCCTCCCCCAGACCGGGGCGAAGACGAATTGCGCCAGCGAGTAGCTGGACATGAGCAAGCCGACGACCGCGGCCCGCGCCCCGAAGGACTCCACGTAATACGCGAGGAAAGGAATGATGATCCCGAACCCGACCAGATCGA
The window above is part of the Deltaproteobacteria bacterium genome. Proteins encoded here:
- a CDS encoding NAD(P)-dependent glycerol-3-phosphate dehydrogenase translates to MRATVIGGGSWGTALASVLGNNGHEVVIWSFEQDVAEAIAARRENPKYMPGVQLPQSVTAMHDLPRSLAGAELVLAVNPSHVTRPVMRQALPSLPKATPIVTATKGIENDTLLTMHEVLEDVLPPEMHPYLVCLSGPSFAKETMLKMPTAVVVASPWEKIAQKVQRWFSNDYFRVYTSNDVVGVELGGSLKNVCAIAAGISDGMGFGNNTRAAIMTRGLAELVRLAVRKGANPITLSGLAGMGDLVLTCTGELSRNRTVGLALGRGQKLTDVLAGMTQVAEGVRTAKSVHDLSRKLGVDMPLHDAVYRILYEDLPAKTALQLLTARELKSEFQLH
- a CDS encoding MFS transporter, whose product is MLPVLFVTVFIDLVGFGIIIPFLAYYVESFGARAAVVGLLMSSYSLAQFVFAPVWGRVSDRVGRRPILLLGLLGSVAGYTLFGLAGTLGLLFVGRVLMGIFGATIPTAQAAVADVTAPQDRARGMGLLGAAIGLGFILGPALGGVLSNLSTVIRLPLFEKNPYALPCLASAALAALNLAAAAFFLPESLSRERRGTNTGARLSRIALLSRGLGDRRLRLLVLVYFLFMLGFTMMEATLTLFIERRIGARDHAQLVRRVGYLFGFIGVIQVALQGGLVGRLATAFGERRLLIAGIALTALALAMLPLAASWSGIYACAFGLACGHGLSQPSVASLISRNAPPDTQGGALGVSQSAASLARVLGPAMGGALFQQVAPGAPYIVAAGLSLAAIVCARLRT